One genomic region from Panthera tigris isolate Pti1 chromosome D1, P.tigris_Pti1_mat1.1, whole genome shotgun sequence encodes:
- the APOA5 gene encoding apolipoprotein A-V, giving the protein MASMTALLTWALALLPALASAQTQKGFWDYFSQSSGDKGKAEQVQRQKLAWEPTSLKDSLEQDLGNIDKFLERLGPLSGQAREPPALPQDPADMRRQLQEELVEVRARLEPYMAEAHEQVGWNLEGLRRQLKPYTAELMEQVALRVQELQEQLRVVGEGAKAQLLGGVDEARGLLRELQNLVAHHTGRVRALFHPYAQRLVSGIGRHVQELHRSVAPHAVASPARLSRCVQTLSRRLTLKAKALHARIRQNLDQLREELSASAGARADGAVEGTSRDPQVLSQEVRQRLQAFRHDTFLQIAAFTRAIDRETEEVQLQLAPPPPGHSAFTPEFLQADSGKALSKLQARLEDLWEDINYSLHDHGLGHQEEP; this is encoded by the exons ATGGCCAGCATGACTGCACTTCTGACCTGGGCTTTGGCTCTGCTCCCAG CGCTTGCAAGTGCCCAGACACAGAAAGGCTTCTGGGACTACTTCAGCCAGAGCAGCGGGGACAAAGGCAAGGCCGAGCAGGTCCAGCGGCAGAAGCTGGCATGGGAACCCAC gaGCCTGAAAGACAGCCTTGAGCAAGACCTCGGCAATATAGACAAGTTCCTGGAAAGGCTGGGCCCTCTCAGTGGGCAGGCGAGGGAGCCTCCTGCGCTCCCCCAGGACCCGGCGGACATGCGGCGGCAGCTGCAGGAGGAGCTGGTGGAGGTGAGGGCGCGCCTAGAGCCCTACATGGCAGAGGCGCACGAGCAAGTGGGCTGGAACCTGGAGGGCTTGCGGCGGCAGCTGAAGCCCTACACCGCGGAGCTGATGGAGCAGGTGGCGCTGCGCGTACAGGAGCTGCAGGAACAGTTGCGCGTGGTCGGAGAGGGCGCCAAGGCCCAGCTGCTGGGCGGCGTGGACGAGGCGCGGGGCCTGCTGCGGGAGCTGCAGAACCTCGTGGCGCACCACACGGGCCGCGTCCGGGCGCTCTTCCACCCCTACGCCCAGCGCCTGGTGAGCGGCATCGGGCGCCACGTGCAGGAGCTGCACCGCAGCGTGGCCCCGCACGCCGTCGCCAGTCCCGCGCGCCTCAGCCGCTGCGTGCAGACGCTCTCGCGCAGACTCACGCTCAAGGCCAAGGCGCTGCACGCGCGCATCCGGCAGAACCTGGACCAGCTGCGGGAAGAGCTCAGCGCCTCTGCCGGCGCCCGCGCTGATGGCGCGGTTGAAGGGACCAGCCGGGACCCCCAGGTGCTGTCCCAGGAGGTGCGTCAGCGACTCCAGGCCTTCCGCCACGACACCTTCCTGCAGATCGCCGCCTTCACCCGTGCCATTGACCGGGAGACCGAGGAGGTCCAGCTGCAGCTGGCGCCGCCCCCTCCAGGTCACAGTGCCTTCACCCCAGAGTTTCTCCAAGCGGACAGTGGCAAGGCCCTGAGCAAGCTGCAGGCCCGTCTCGAAGACCTGTGGGAAGACATCAACTACAGCCTTCACGACCATGGTCTCGGCCATCAAGAGGAGCCCTGA